From a region of the Hymenobacter jejuensis genome:
- the nuoL gene encoding NADH-quinone oxidoreductase subunit L, with protein sequence MQETVIPAASAPYSTLLYVLIPLLPFLGFLLNGLLNRRLSGTVAGFLGSATVLGSFAISVFLFANFQYQYTVTLFDWISVGSFQIPFSYQIDQLSLIMLLLVTGVGFLIHVYSIGYMHHDENVGKFFSFLNLFIFSMLVLVMGANFVILFIGWEGVGLCSYLLIGFWNKNTDYNNAAKKAFIINRIGDLGFLLGIFLIYLTFDSVQYAEVFQKASQLQVGTGVVTAITLLLFVGAMGKSAQLPLYTWLPDAMAGPTPVSALIHAATMVTAGIYMVLRANVLFTLAPTTLEVVGIIGLATALFAATIGLAQNDIKKVLAYSTVSQLGYMFLALGVMGYSSSLFHVLTHAFFKALMFLGAGSVIHAMSNEQDIRKMGGLRKALPITFLTFLIGCLAISGIPPFSGFFSKDEILSHVYEHNKLMWAIGLFTSFLTAFYMFRLLFLTFFGEFRGTEEQKHHLHESPASMTLPLIILAVLAAVGGFMGAPMILGKHYLADYLAPIFTYSQRLNPEAFAAELDHNTELMLIGLSVAAGLLGIILAYVQYVSRGVRPVADESQRSAPESLVYHKYYVDELYDALFVRPSMALSKGLYRFVEQGVIDPIVNGFGRLTLGGGQLLRYVQTGTIGLYLMLMVIGIVVILALNFFRL encoded by the coding sequence ATGCAAGAAACTGTTATTCCCGCAGCCAGCGCACCGTATTCTACGCTGCTGTACGTTCTGATCCCGCTGCTGCCTTTTTTAGGCTTTCTGCTCAACGGCTTGCTCAACCGCCGCCTGTCGGGCACTGTAGCTGGGTTCTTGGGTAGCGCGACGGTGCTGGGCTCGTTCGCGATTTCGGTCTTTCTGTTTGCCAATTTCCAGTACCAGTACACGGTCACGCTGTTCGACTGGATTTCGGTCGGCTCCTTCCAGATTCCGTTTTCTTACCAGATCGACCAGCTTAGCCTCATCATGTTGCTGCTCGTCACGGGAGTTGGCTTCCTGATTCACGTGTACAGCATCGGCTACATGCACCACGACGAGAACGTCGGGAAGTTTTTCTCGTTTCTCAACCTGTTTATATTCAGCATGTTGGTGCTGGTTATGGGCGCCAACTTCGTGATTTTGTTTATCGGTTGGGAAGGCGTAGGGCTCTGCTCCTACCTGCTGATCGGCTTCTGGAACAAGAACACCGACTACAATAACGCCGCCAAGAAAGCCTTCATTATCAACCGCATCGGTGACTTAGGCTTTCTGCTGGGCATCTTCCTGATCTATCTCACCTTCGACTCGGTGCAGTACGCCGAGGTGTTCCAGAAAGCTTCACAGCTTCAGGTTGGAACCGGTGTCGTGACCGCTATTACGCTGTTGCTCTTTGTGGGTGCCATGGGCAAATCGGCGCAGCTGCCGCTTTATACCTGGCTCCCCGACGCCATGGCTGGCCCGACGCCCGTTTCGGCGCTTATCCACGCGGCTACGATGGTGACGGCCGGTATTTATATGGTGTTGCGCGCCAATGTGCTGTTTACCCTCGCCCCTACGACGCTCGAAGTTGTGGGCATCATTGGCTTGGCCACGGCGCTCTTCGCCGCTACCATCGGTCTCGCGCAAAATGACATCAAGAAGGTACTGGCTTACTCTACCGTTTCGCAGCTCGGCTACATGTTCCTGGCCTTGGGCGTAATGGGCTATAGCTCGTCGCTGTTCCACGTCCTGACGCATGCCTTCTTCAAGGCGCTGATGTTCCTGGGGGCTGGCTCCGTGATTCACGCCATGAGCAACGAGCAGGATATCCGCAAAATGGGTGGCCTGCGCAAAGCCTTACCCATCACGTTCCTAACCTTCCTGATTGGCTGCCTGGCTATCTCCGGTATTCCGCCGTTCTCGGGATTCTTCTCGAAAGACGAGATCCTGAGCCATGTATATGAGCACAATAAGCTCATGTGGGCCATCGGTTTGTTCACGTCGTTCCTGACAGCTTTTTACATGTTCCGCCTGCTATTCCTGACGTTCTTCGGCGAGTTCCGCGGTACTGAAGAGCAGAAGCATCACCTGCACGAGTCGCCCGCTTCCATGACGCTGCCGTTGATCATTCTGGCTGTGCTGGCAGCCGTTGGTGGTTTCATGGGCGCCCCGATGATCTTAGGCAAGCATTACCTGGCCGATTATCTGGCACCAATATTCACGTATTCGCAACGCCTTAATCCTGAGGCGTTTGCAGCAGAACTCGATCACAATACCGAGCTAATGCTGATTGGCCTGTCGGTAGCAGCTGGTTTGCTCGGCATCATCCTGGCCTACGTGCAATACGTGAGCCGCGGCGTACGCCCAGTTGCAGATGAATCGCAACGCTCTGCTCCTGAGAGCTTAGTGTATCACAAGTACTATGTCGATGAGCTGTACGATGCGCTGTTTGTGCGTCCGTCGATGGCACTGTCGAAAGGCTTGTATCGGTTTGTCGAGCAAGGAGTTATCGACCCAATTGTAAACGGCTTTGGTCGTCTTACCCTAGGCGGCGGGCAACTGCTGCGCTATGTGCAAACTGGTACCATCGGCTTGTATCTGATGCTGATGGTAATCGGGATTGTAGTGATTCTGGCGCTGAACTTCTTCCGGCTATAA
- a CDS encoding alpha/beta hydrolase → MRKKAYFRLKSLLVAAFTIVSFSVEAQQKAVERDTSFTVHSAYVKAKKQYPAVSIATPKIPAGVASKRDLTYCTVGDRNLKLDIFYPTAKRKAKYPAVLLIHGGGWRSGDRSHHIPMAQQLAGKGYVTVTAEYRLSTEAIYPAAVNDLKAAVRWMRANANAYAIDTTKIAVWGFSAGGQLAALMGSTNGDKRYEVNTCNRGVSSNVQAVVDVDGILAFIHPESGEGDDSKSTSAATYWFGAPKSQKPELWQEASALNHVSGKMPPILFINSSVDRMHAGRTDFINKLNELKIYNEVHAIPDTPHTFPLFNPWFEPTLNYTAAFLSKVLNGK, encoded by the coding sequence ATGCGTAAGAAAGCCTATTTTAGATTGAAAAGCCTGTTAGTAGCAGCGTTCACGATCGTTTCTTTTTCGGTTGAAGCGCAGCAAAAAGCAGTAGAACGCGACACTTCTTTTACGGTGCATAGCGCTTACGTAAAAGCCAAAAAACAATATCCTGCTGTCAGCATTGCCACGCCTAAAATACCGGCTGGCGTTGCTTCGAAAAGGGATCTCACGTATTGCACCGTCGGCGACCGAAACTTGAAGCTCGATATCTTCTATCCCACAGCTAAGCGGAAAGCTAAGTACCCAGCTGTGCTGCTTATTCACGGTGGTGGCTGGCGCTCCGGCGACCGCTCCCACCACATTCCGATGGCGCAGCAGTTGGCTGGGAAAGGCTACGTGACCGTTACGGCAGAATACCGACTTTCCACGGAAGCCATTTACCCAGCGGCCGTCAATGACCTGAAGGCTGCCGTTCGTTGGATGCGCGCGAATGCGAACGCGTATGCTATTGACACGACTAAAATCGCGGTCTGGGGATTTTCGGCTGGCGGGCAACTGGCCGCACTTATGGGCTCCACCAACGGCGACAAGCGCTACGAAGTAAATACCTGTAACAGAGGCGTTTCTAGCAATGTTCAGGCGGTAGTGGATGTAGATGGCATTTTGGCTTTCATCCATCCAGAGTCGGGCGAAGGCGACGACAGCAAATCGACTTCGGCCGCGACATACTGGTTCGGGGCTCCTAAAAGTCAGAAGCCGGAGTTGTGGCAAGAAGCTTCAGCACTAAATCACGTCAGCGGGAAAATGCCGCCTATCCTGTTCATCAATAGCTCCGTGGACAGAATGCACGCGGGAAGAACAGACTTTATCAACAAGCTCAACGAATTAAAAATTTACAACGAGGTCCACGCCATCCCGGATACGCCGCACACTTTCCCGCTTTTTAATCCCTGGTTTGAGCCTACCCTCAACTACACGGCTGCTTTTTTGAGCAAGGTTTTAAACGGTAAATAA
- a CDS encoding NADH-quinone oxidoreductase subunit N, translated as MTSIILLSVLGIVNLFLGFLRSNRMLLPVAMIILVVVFGANAYDWNSASQSYFNNMLTIDRYSVAFTGIVVLTTVLLLPFSQKYVRDDEANLAEYYSLLLFSLVGAIMMVSYENLLMLFVGIEILSISMYVLAGSDKRNVRSNEAALKYFLMGSFATGILLFGIALVYGATGAFYVSQIGEAVANPANASMQPMLYIGLLMMLIGVGFKVSAAPFHFWTPDVYEGTPTFFAAFMSTVVKAAGFAAFLKLLVQAFPAAQNFWIPTIIAMCVLTLLIGNVGAVAQNSVKRMLAYSSISHAGYLMIGLVAFNGALSGLSANGIFFYSLAYSIATVAAFGVLKLVSDQRQREDYTALNGLARTNPLLAFVMTVAMLSLAGIPLTGGFFGKFFLFGAAIDKGYIGLVVFAVVMSMVGIYYYLRPVIAMYMRPAEADATEPIAVGTFQAVVLVVLALLTVLLGILPGIFTGVL; from the coding sequence ATGACTTCTATTATTCTGCTCTCCGTTCTCGGCATCGTCAACCTTTTCCTAGGGTTCCTGCGCTCCAACCGGATGCTGCTTCCGGTGGCCATGATCATTCTGGTGGTGGTATTCGGAGCCAACGCGTACGATTGGAATTCGGCTTCGCAGTCGTATTTCAACAACATGCTCACCATCGACCGCTACTCGGTTGCCTTTACCGGCATTGTGGTCCTGACGACGGTGTTGCTGCTGCCCTTCTCGCAGAAATACGTGCGCGACGACGAAGCCAACCTCGCCGAATACTATTCGCTGCTGCTGTTTTCACTCGTGGGCGCCATCATGATGGTGAGCTACGAAAACCTGCTGATGCTGTTTGTCGGCATTGAGATCCTGAGCATTTCGATGTACGTGCTGGCCGGCTCCGACAAGCGCAACGTGCGCTCGAACGAAGCCGCCCTGAAATACTTCCTGATGGGTTCGTTTGCCACCGGCATTCTGCTGTTCGGCATTGCGCTGGTATATGGCGCAACGGGTGCCTTCTACGTGTCGCAGATTGGCGAAGCAGTAGCCAACCCGGCCAACGCTTCGATGCAGCCTATGCTCTACATCGGTTTGCTGATGATGCTGATCGGGGTAGGCTTCAAGGTATCGGCGGCACCTTTCCATTTCTGGACGCCCGACGTGTACGAAGGCACGCCCACGTTCTTTGCCGCTTTCATGAGCACCGTGGTAAAAGCCGCCGGCTTTGCCGCTTTCCTCAAGTTGTTGGTGCAGGCTTTCCCAGCCGCTCAGAATTTCTGGATCCCGACCATCATCGCGATGTGCGTGCTGACTTTGCTTATTGGCAACGTGGGCGCCGTGGCCCAAAACAGCGTGAAGCGCATGTTGGCCTATTCGAGCATTTCGCATGCGGGCTATCTGATGATTGGCTTGGTGGCCTTTAATGGCGCACTTAGCGGTCTGTCAGCTAACGGCATTTTCTTCTACTCGCTGGCATATTCCATCGCTACTGTGGCGGCTTTCGGGGTGTTGAAGCTCGTTTCTGATCAACGTCAGCGCGAAGATTACACGGCGCTCAATGGCTTGGCCCGCACCAATCCGCTGTTGGCGTTTGTGATGACCGTAGCCATGCTTTCGCTCGCGGGCATTCCGCTGACCGGAGGTTTTTTCGGCAAGTTTTTCCTGTTCGGCGCTGCCATCGACAAAGGATACATTGGCCTCGTGGTATTCGCCGTGGTGATGTCGATGGTAGGCATTTACTATTACCTACGCCCCGTTATCGCCATGTACATGCGCCCGGCTGAGGCCGACGCAACTGAGCCCATTGCGGTGGGCACGTTTCAGGCGGTGGTGTTGGTGGTACTGGCTTTGCTTACCGTCCTCCTTGGAATCCTGCCCGGTATTTTCACTGGGGTTTTGTAG
- a CDS encoding superinfection immunity protein, which yields MSTAEFLLKNLTFVDFLWRLPILFLYFLPSLIGRKKPDFKTLFVINLLAGWSIIGWVFSLYLALRSDSITSAISSGANATSKASVADEIIKLRNLCDQGVLTQTEFERQKNNLLS from the coding sequence ATGAGCACAGCAGAGTTCCTCTTGAAGAATTTGACCTTCGTAGATTTTCTGTGGCGCCTTCCTATTCTCTTCCTCTACTTTTTGCCCTCCCTGATTGGGCGTAAGAAGCCTGACTTTAAGACTCTGTTCGTGATCAATTTACTCGCAGGATGGTCTATAATTGGTTGGGTTTTTTCTCTTTACCTCGCGTTGCGCAGTGATTCTATTACTTCAGCTATTTCTTCGGGAGCTAATGCTACTTCGAAGGCTTCAGTAGCCGATGAGATAATTAAGCTGCGCAACTTGTGTGATCAAGGCGTGCTCACACAGACAGAATTTGAGCGCCAAAAGAACAACCTGCTTAGCTAA
- a CDS encoding RNA polymerase sigma factor, with protein sequence MTGQDRQIQEAVREQRGRLLAFIRRRVPDEADAEDILQDVFGELVESYRLLKPVEKVASWLFRVARNRITDLYRRKKTTSLEAEAFNYNDNEEGALLLADVLPAQDDAPENRLLRETLMEALADALEELPKNQRDVFVWHELEGKSFKELAEETGVPLKTLISRKHYAVQHLRQRLHALYTDLFTD encoded by the coding sequence ATGACTGGACAAGACCGTCAGATACAGGAGGCCGTGCGCGAGCAACGCGGTCGCTTGCTGGCGTTTATCCGCCGCCGCGTGCCCGACGAAGCCGACGCCGAAGACATTCTGCAGGATGTATTTGGAGAGCTGGTGGAAAGTTACCGCCTGCTCAAGCCCGTGGAAAAAGTGGCCTCCTGGCTTTTCCGCGTGGCCCGCAACCGCATCACCGACCTCTACCGCCGCAAGAAAACTACTTCGCTCGAAGCCGAAGCCTTCAACTACAACGACAACGAGGAAGGCGCTTTGCTGCTCGCCGATGTGCTGCCCGCCCAAGACGACGCTCCCGAAAACCGACTGCTGCGCGAGACGTTGATGGAGGCCCTCGCCGATGCCTTGGAGGAGCTGCCCAAAAACCAGCGCGACGTGTTTGTGTGGCACGAGCTGGAGGGCAAAAGTTTTAAGGAGCTGGCCGAAGAAACCGGCGTGCCGCTTAAAACCTTGATTTCGCGCAAGCATTACGCGGTGCAGCACCTGCGCCAACGGCTCCATGCGCTTTACACGGATTTATTCACTGATTAA
- a CDS encoding complex I subunit 4 family protein produces the protein MLTVLLLLFPVAAALLLHFAKGQAARVMAFGASLVEFALAIFIAVTSQHTARAQFEVNVPWIASAGINFHVGIDGLSLLLVLLTTFLVPLIILASFRHDYPNASAFYALILFMQTGLIGVFISLDAFLFYFFWEVALIPIYFLAGIWGSERRIQVTFKFFLYTIIGSLFMLAAFVYLYFQTGVNGAMRSSDIIAFYNLNLSAAQQAWLFWLIFIAFAVKMPIFPFHTWQPDTYTESPAPATMLLSGIMLKMGIYGCLRWLLPIVPKGVSQWDKVVMILAVIGIIYGAIIAIRQRDMKRLIAYSSLSHVGLMAAGVFSITLMGMQGAVVQMLAHGINVVGMFFIADIIQRRTNTRQIPELGGLTRSTPLLSVTFLVILLGTVALPLTNGFVGEFLLLGGVYQYNNWLGAVAGLTIIFAAVYLLRMFQRVMLGPDSSFSAAIRDLSGSELAVLIPLIIMVFWIGLFPNVFLRISEPAILQIITMINR, from the coding sequence ATGCTGACTGTCCTCTTACTTCTCTTTCCCGTGGCGGCCGCGCTGTTGCTGCACTTTGCCAAAGGCCAAGCGGCACGCGTGATGGCTTTTGGCGCGTCACTGGTCGAATTCGCACTGGCAATTTTCATTGCGGTTACGTCCCAGCACACTGCCCGCGCGCAGTTTGAAGTGAACGTGCCGTGGATTGCCTCAGCAGGCATCAATTTTCACGTGGGCATCGACGGGCTCAGCTTGCTGCTGGTGCTGCTCACCACCTTTCTGGTGCCGCTGATTATTCTGGCTTCTTTTCGCCACGATTACCCCAATGCTTCGGCTTTTTACGCGCTCATCCTGTTTATGCAAACGGGGCTGATTGGCGTGTTCATCTCGCTGGACGCCTTCCTGTTCTACTTCTTCTGGGAAGTAGCCCTTATTCCGATCTATTTCCTGGCAGGCATTTGGGGCAGTGAGCGCCGGATTCAGGTTACGTTTAAGTTCTTTCTGTACACCATTATCGGCTCGCTGTTTATGCTGGCCGCCTTCGTATATCTCTATTTCCAGACGGGAGTCAACGGAGCGATGCGCTCGTCGGATATCATTGCGTTCTACAACCTGAACCTGAGTGCGGCCCAGCAGGCTTGGCTCTTCTGGCTGATTTTCATAGCGTTTGCCGTGAAGATGCCGATTTTTCCCTTCCACACGTGGCAGCCTGATACCTACACCGAAAGCCCCGCTCCTGCTACCATGCTCTTGTCGGGCATCATGCTGAAAATGGGCATTTACGGTTGCCTGCGCTGGCTGCTGCCGATTGTGCCCAAAGGCGTAAGCCAGTGGGATAAGGTCGTGATGATTTTGGCCGTTATCGGCATCATTTACGGCGCCATCATCGCCATTCGCCAACGCGATATGAAGCGGTTGATCGCGTATTCGTCGCTCTCTCACGTGGGCCTGATGGCGGCAGGCGTGTTTTCGATTACCCTGATGGGCATGCAAGGCGCCGTGGTTCAGATGCTGGCGCACGGCATCAACGTGGTGGGCATGTTCTTTATCGCCGACATCATCCAGCGCCGCACCAACACCCGCCAGATTCCCGAGCTCGGCGGCCTGACCCGCAGTACGCCCTTGCTTTCCGTAACCTTCCTCGTGATTTTGCTTGGTACGGTTGCCCTGCCGCTGACCAATGGTTTTGTAGGCGAGTTTCTGCTGCTGGGCGGTGTATATCAATACAATAACTGGCTAGGCGCCGTGGCTGGCCTGACCATCATCTTTGCGGCCGTATACCTGCTGCGTATGTTCCAACGCGTGATGCTTGGCCCCGATTCTTCTTTTTCGGCCGCTATCCGCGATTTGAGCGGCAGCGAATTGGCTGTCCTTATTCCCTTGATTATCATGGTGTTCTGGATCGGCCTGTTTCCGAATGTGTTCCTGCGCATTTCCGAGCCTGCTATCCTGCAGATTATCACCATGATAAACCGCTAA
- the nuoK gene encoding NADH-quinone oxidoreductase subunit NuoK: protein MEQTIPEVIRTVPLQYYVFFATTLFCIGVVGVLTRRNAIIIFMCIELMLNAVNVLLTAFSAYRADPNGQIFVFFIMAVAAAEVSVGLGIIVMIYRNFQNTDVNLLNRLKW from the coding sequence ATGGAACAGACCATCCCGGAAGTTATCCGCACCGTCCCGCTGCAGTATTACGTATTCTTCGCTACGACGCTGTTTTGCATCGGCGTAGTCGGGGTACTGACCCGGCGCAACGCCATCATCATTTTCATGTGCATCGAGCTGATGCTCAACGCCGTGAACGTACTGCTGACGGCTTTCTCGGCCTACCGCGCCGACCCGAACGGGCAAATCTTTGTGTTCTTCATCATGGCCGTAGCCGCCGCCGAAGTATCAGTAGGCCTGGGCATTATCGTGATGATCTACCGCAACTTCCAGAATACCGACGTCAATCTTTTGAATAGGCTTAAATGGTAA